Part of the Zingiber officinale cultivar Zhangliang chromosome 8A, Zo_v1.1, whole genome shotgun sequence genome, TACAAAAAGTTACAGGGGTACCCCTACTATACAACTAAATAGGAAATAATAACTAAAAGATATGCACTCCTATCAACACAGCTTTATGGCGGATAACATATTTTATAGACACTAGATTTAGATCTTCAAGCCTGTGGTTTAAAGGTAAAAAAATCTTATTCCTAATGGTGGGAGAGCAGTCTCCACTCCGTGAAGAGTCCAAGTATCATAAATTAACTATGATGATGGATTACACTTTGGTTTTTATCAGGAAATATCGTATTACTGATTAAATATGGTTAGCTTGAACAAAATGTGATGCCTACTGATATTTGATAAAGTTCAAGAACTCAATTGGAAAATTATTAGTGCAATTATGTTCCAAGCATGTAGCATTGCATGTAATTTCGATGTTTGGACCATGTTTAAGTTAGATATTCTTTGTGGTCTATATGGCATGTCAAAAGTGCAGGTGCAGGTATTAgatgctaggcaaggaagtccaagaaggttgagGTCTTGAGGATAGTATTAGATGTTAGGCAAGGAAGTTTAAGAAGGTTGAGGATTGAATTCTTGATGGAAGTGAAGTATGAGTAGGTAAGAtagactggatgctaggcatggaAGTTCAAGAAGGTTGAGAATCAGATTCTTGGTAGTGAGGAAGCCCTAGTGGGTAAGAGGTGACTAAATGTTGGGCAACAAAGACCCTAAGACGAGAAGACTCTCGGCACATTAAGTGAGAATGAGATATGCTGAGAATGAGAGTCCTTAAGTGATTGTAACCCTTAAAATGTGGGTAGGATTCAAAGATAGGTGAAACCTGATCATTAGGATGATCGAGTCATAGTACAATCGTCGACTGATACGAGGTAACAATCGATTGGTGTATATGGAGAAGTGAAAACCAACTAATACAAGGTAACAATCAACCAATGTACATGGAGAAGTGAAACCCCCTAATTCACATGATTCCATGTTTGTTCTGGGTTTGTTTGATAACAGTCCACTAATAGAGATTGAACAATCAACTGAAGATACCATAAATGATGACAAGGTTTGTGGTTTTCGACTCAGTCGACTTCATGGCATATAGATCAATCGATTGACGAAACCAAAGTCATTTAGAatttgtggtttagtatgggagCAAATAAAAAGTTTGCCATCAATAGGTGCAGTGGACTCATTATTGTAGAGCAAACAAATTATTTGCGAGTCAACTACAATAGTTGACTCTGGTTAAATTCGAGTAAATAGAATCATCTTTGCAAGTAGACTATGGAAGTTGACTATTTGCTAAACAATTGATTGATCCTTGCCAAAGAGTTTATTAATGAGGATCTCAAAAATATGATGTACGTCAACTTTCAGATTTTGACTAAATCAAGCGGAGTAGTTGACTGATGACGAGTGAATTGTAGAGAACTTGCTGGATCTGTCACTTCATATAAAAGCACGAGTTAGGCTTCGTCTTTGTCAAAACTCTGGCAACATAAATGATAAGCCTTCAATTCCAGCGCTAAAAAACCTCCAACAGGCTTGTAATCTTGAAAATCTTGTTCTTGTTGTCTTCCCTGTTATTTACTTCAAATTTGTAAATGGAAGGGGTTTCTTTCCTCGGTGGTGCTGAAAAGAAGGATAGAGGTTTTCAGAATGATCCACTGATGGATCATATGCTGTGGATGTAGCGGTTCCTAGAGGGACTGTCAACCAAAACTGGTTGTCTCTTTTGTTGTTTTACTGTTTCCGTTGTGCATTAACTTCTTGTAGATACAAACACTAACAAAGAAAACCAAAATTAGCTGCTGATATCGATCCTACAAAAATGAATTGGAACCTTTTCTTAAACTAAAGCAATTGAAGTTACCAAAAATGATTGAATCCAATTCTGATGTAAAAATAGATTGCATGTTTTTCACCTTCATCAACTCTGTTCTTTTATGCTATTTACCAACAGGTAGAGATTCTGTTCCTTTTCAAACTAATAAGTAAATCTTATATGAGGTACCTTTACAAAGGTATCTTTTATGTAGATATACTTATGCAGTTGCATGTATTCTTTGAGTTAATGCCTCCAAATCTTCCTCAGGTATGCTATGACAGGCCAATTAACACAGAAAAGTGATGTGTATAGCTTTGGTGTTGTACTTTTGGAGTTGTTGACTGGCAGGAAGCCAGTTGATCACACaatgcctagagggcagcagagTCTAGTTACTTGGGTAAGGTTTTTCCCTTCCCATAGACAGTTACTTTTCATTCCATGAACTGTTGTTTGTCGGTTCCAACTTTGTGATGAACTTGTATTTTCCAAAGCCATATGCTATTTCACATTTAATCATGCTCAGCAATAATCTGCCATTATGCATCTTCTTGCATTAATGTAGGCAACTCCTAGATTAAGCGAGGAAAAGGTGCTAGAATGTGTAGATCCAAGATTGAAGGGAGAATATCCACCAAAGGCAGCTGCAAAGGTCTCCTGTCTGCTAATGTTCTTTTCTTGATTTGCATGTTTGATTGAGTTGTTTCACCTTATTATGCTCTTTTGATTCAGTAAAGTAGAGTAGGTTTTTCCAGGACTCAGTCTATAATACAGGATCCTAGTGAAGCATTTTTCCATTTCTGCAGCTTGCTGCAGTGGCAGCTCTGTGTGTGCAATACGAAGCTGACTTCCGTCCTAATATGAGCATTGTTGCTAAAGCACTCTCTGCTCTTGGTAATAAAACGGCTCCTCGACCATCAGCAGTAGCGCAAACTCCAAATTCTTGATGACTACAATGGTAACTATACGGACAAATTTCAGTATGCTTTTCCTATCTTTTCTCTTCAACATCATTGTCAAGGTGATGTTAGCCTCGGCTATTTGAGGTCGGCAAATCAAAATCTTATCCATACATCTACCCTACCGTTGAGGTTGATACAAGATATATCAgtataatatttggttcatttcGCCTTTGATCATCTTTTCACTTTCAACTTTAATTGATTCAACTCGCCTAATGACAGTAATTGTTGATCGTACTTGCTTTGTTTTAGTCAAGTAGCATACCTTACGTTGTTGAATATCAAATTCCTATCCAGATTTGCCAATTTGCTTTCTCTGATTTAGGGTGATACTCCACAAAGTTCTGCGGTATCGTTGTGATTCCATGCTGCCTGTCCACTGTATTGTCAGAGAGAGCTAACTCCAATTGTGAATGTCACAAACAGACAACAATGAAATGTGTACAATAGCAATGCTACCTTGCGTGGTTGTGTTAATTTATATATGTTTTGTGGTCATATCTATTTGCTATACTCTAATGCTACGAATGAAATTGAtcgaaagtaaaataaaaaatatatttatttatttgtctcattgaataaaataaatgaatcgttttcatatctaagtttggttagTCAGAATAACATAAATAGACAAGAAATAAATCTCTATTGGCTTGTTTAGTCTATGTGGCTCATCCAACTCACTTGTTTAGTCTGTGGCTTATCCAATTTTTAGGAGAACTgttatttcaaacttatttttgaaaccaAAAGTATTGGACCTATTCCATGAGAATGTTTGGCCAATAGAATTTTCTATCAACCAAACACATCCTTGGGGTGTGTACACTCGAAGAGAAGTGAGATGTGTAGAAAGATCTTTCACAAATAGAAAATTATGATGAATTAATCTCTAAATATTTAAGTATAGTTATGAAAAATACcatattaattacttattaatagAGAAAACATCATATGGTGGGAAAAAAAATTCCACCCATTTTGGTTGGGTGAGTtttggtgatttttttttttccgagTAGATGTGTTGTGCTTTGATGTTTAAGTTAGGTTGATATATTAAACAAATCAAatttgactagatacttgatatTTGATGAAATTCAAATGGGTTCAAAATTGATTGAACATCATTTAGTAAGCGAAATATTCAACAATTTTATCTAGGATGTCAAGGCAAACCAAAGTGGGATCGGATATAATGAGGTGATGTAGCCTTTGGGGTTACGACGTACAGATAGATAGGTCCTTCAAGTCATTAACTAGGCATCTAATATTTGAATACTAGCTGCAATATAGATGACAAATCTAAGAACATGACCATTGGAATGAGCCTCTGTGAGTGCTCCTCAATTTATTAGTAAATGgtctataaaatttttttataaagctGAATTGTTATCTTAATGATTAATCGGTTCAAAAAGTTACATGCTTGaattaaaagtaaaaagaaaaaaaaaagttgccATGCATACTGCATATTGAAATGGGCTGATGTGGATTTTCTCAGCGATACCTATAAGTCCTACTTTTGATGTGCAAATGAAAATTTATTCAAGATTCATTCGACAAGATTCTCAAGAAACAAAAAGTAAATCTATCAAAATGTCAAACTTTCTAGACAATGACAACTCTGCCTCATGAAATGGAGTATTTAAACCTACAAAACTTCCCACCAGGGGCTTCTCATATCAATTGCCAAggacaaatacaagaagaaaaaaatccAACAGCGAGAAGTTTGAGCAGACTCTTGGCGCATGCTCCTTCTAGTCAAGACAAGATAAATCAATATCTAATTCTAAGTTACACCTCGCAATCTCTCTGCACATTTGAGGTATGCTACTACCTTGCAAATTCAAGATATCTTTTGGTAAACAAGGCGCCGAGCCTGGTGGCCAGAAAAATGGTACCGGTATATTATCCCAAAAACACACTCCATCATCTGTGAAATATCAAATTTCTCAATAAAGACCATGTCTGATGGCCGGGCCTTGGTGGATGCAAATTTTACATATTCTTCGTGCACAGAGGTCATGCACCAGTTTTGTAATCTCCTGAAGCAGCCTACGACGCAACCAGTCCGGTGCTgaaaaagaattaaaagaaaacaatTAACGGTGAGCGTTAAGATTCTTGAACTACAAGTGAGAAGCATACAGAGACAAGACCTATTTCGATACCTTTCCTCTTTTGCAGTGTATCAGAATTGGATGATTCCTTGCATCTGAAACAACACAGGCAATGCAAGCATCTTTTAGCTAATTGCAAAATTTATGAATAGTAGGAAGACCTAACAATAAACTGAGCTAAGATAAAATCATTACCGAGCAAGACTCTGAGAGCCTCCATGATGGTATAACTAGAATCATTTATGGACTCCTGCATATGCAGAAAAATGAGGTGAATTTTCGTATTCATTGACAAAGATACATATGCATGTTACAATTGCTTTGgcctgaaaaacaaaaaaaaaaaagaaaaaaagatagaAACGCACACACATACATGATATGAGAACTTACTCAACCAATTGAAAAGAAATGCATTAAATTTCATTCCAAGCATAGAAAACCAAAGATGGCATTTGCACTCAAGATCAACTGATTTTTCGTACCACTGCTTACAAAATGTTCTTTCCTATTGTCAAGTATTACAGCACGTCGCTCCTTGTAATTTCTGACTGTATTTGACTACCAGTTTATTTCTCCAACGAATGAAATGAACTCAAAATTTCTTGATGGTTGTACAAAAGAATCATCAAATACTGATACCAAATACAGACGTGAGATGCATCAAGAACGAAATTGAAGAGCTAGGAATATCAACAGACTCCAGCATACAGTCCATATGCCTTTACTTCATTTAGTTGTTAGGGTTTGATCTGTTTAGGGAGTCGCAGGTTATATCTCACTTGCTTATTAGGTTATCGATTGCCATCTTAAAGAACTAACTGCTTCTATGCAAACAATAACCAAGGCCAACAGTTTCATAAGGTTAAAATACATAACAAAGCAAAGGTGTGCCAGCTTAAGAAAGTAGAGAAGGTAATAGGATCAAAGAATAGATTTGACAACTAAAATGATCATTGAAGCAGGTATACATGTAAAATCAAGCAGACAGTTTGGGAGATGCGAATGGAGATCTCTCCATCATATCATATATAGAAATCCTGAGCATATATATCTTCGACTTAAAGAACCGACCATCTTGATAAAAAGATTTGGCAGAAAATTAAAAAGGTGCTCCTAATTATCCATATCGTCAAAAGAccatctctcttttaaaaatgatCAAAACAACACCCTACACATAATTTGATACCACCTTGGAGTAGCTTTGACCAAAGTTGGAGCATAAAGGGGTATTTCTAGTATCAAATTAAGAAGGTTTTGTTTTGATAATTTTTGAAAGAGGAGCACCCTTTTGACGATATGGATAATTAGTTGATTTTCTGCCAAAAAATTTCCATTGTGTTTGAGACTAAGCACAGACAAGAAGATGGTACTAAAGCTCTAATGCTGTTTGGTACATTCTTGGTTCTCACAGCTATGAATCTCAGCAAAATACATGACACAAGACTGCTAGTTGGGTGTCTCCATAAGCTAAATTTCTAGTatttgaaattagggtttgtaCTGATACTGTAACAAGGGAAGGAAAGGAAatgaaagaaaaaggaagaaacagAAGTACCCTGCTCCCTTCGATCCCAAACTGGAAGAGCCGAATCCCGTGTGATCTGACGAACTCAGCATTCTCCTCTGAGTATGGATCCGGGCACAAGCACCTGCAGAAAATCCAGGCGCAATGATCGAAAACCAAGTTCATACTTTGAACGAGAGCAGAAGGCATAAAAAAGAGGAAGTCTCTCTCTCACACGATGGATCGCAGCTCGAGAGCCTCCAAGAAAGGGAGGGAATCGGCGGCAGGGAACCCCGAGCGGTAGATGCCCCTGTCTACTACCCCGAAATTGGGAGGCGGAAGCAGCATCACATCCTCCACGGCGCTCCTCGCTAGGGTTCGCAAACACTGTGGCGATTGCCGTTGCTCCTCCAGCACCGCTGCGAGTTCCAAG contains:
- the LOC122010390 gene encoding tyrosine-protein phosphatase DSP5-like, which translates into the protein MILELAAVLEEQRQSPQCLRTLARSAVEDVMLLPPPNFGVVDRGIYRSGFPAADSLPFLEALELRSIVCLCPDPYSEENAEFVRSHGIRLFQFGIEGSRESINDSSYTIMEALRVLLDARNHPILIHCKRGKHRTGCVVGCFRRLQNWCMTSVHEEYVKFASTKARPSDMVFIEKFDISQMMECVFGIIYRYHFSGHQARRLVYQKIS